A single region of the Leishmania donovani BPK282A1 complete genome, chromosome 19 genome encodes:
- a CDS encoding ADP,ATP carrier protein 1, mitochondrial precursor, putative — MSANNNSAAAPRKARQDMPKLGFWEEFMISGVAAGAAKTAAAPIERVKLLVQNQGEMIKQGTLDRPYSGVMNCLTRTVKTEGLYALWRGNLSNVIRYFPTQAL, encoded by the coding sequence ATGTCTGCCAACAATAACTCTGCGGCGGCTCCGAGGAAGGCGCGCCAGGATATGCCGAAGCTCGGCTTCTGGGAGGAGTTCATGATCAGCGGtgttgccgctggcgctgccaagacggctgcggcgccgatcGAACGTGTGAAGCTGCTGGTGCAGAACCAGGGTGAGATGATCAAGCAGGGCACGCTCGACCGCCCGTACAGCGGCGTGATGAACTGCCTGACGCGCACGGTGAAGACGGAGGGCTTGTACGCGCTGTGGCGCGGCAACCTGTCGAACGTGATCCGCTACTTCCCGACGCAGGCGCTG
- a CDS encoding ADP,ATP carrier protein 1, mitochondrial precursor, putative — protein sequence MSANNNSAAAPRKARQDMPKLGFWEEFMISGVAAGAAKTAAAPIERVKLLVQNQGEMIKQGTLDRPYSGVMNCLTRTVKTEGLYALWRGNLSNVIRYFPTQALNFAFKDQFKRMFNYKKDRDGYMKWFMGNMASGGLAGAVSLCFVYSLDYVRTRLANDTKSAKKGGERQYSGMVDCYIKTFKTDGLVGLYRGFCVSCVGIVAYRGFYFGLYDTLQPMLPVDNFIVNFMLGWIVTIVSGLISYPLDTVRRRMMMTSGTGKNYRNSFECFMQCVKNEGAASLFRGAGANILRGVAGALVLSGVDAIKPYYISARAAKN from the coding sequence ATGTCTGCCAACAATAACTCTGCGGCGGCTCCGAGGAAGGCGCGCCAGGATATGCCGAAGCTCGGCTTCTGGGAGGAGTTCATGATCAGCGGtgttgccgctggcgctgccaagacggctgcggcgccgatcGAACGTGTGAAGCTGCTGGTGCAGAACCAGGGTGAGATGATCAAGCAGGGCACGCTCGACCGCCCGTACAGCGGCGTGATGAACTGCCTGACGCGCACGGTGAAGACGGAGGGCTTGTACGCGCTGTGGCGCGGCAACCTGTCGAACGTGATCCGCTACTTCCCGACGCAGGCGCTGAACTTCGCCTTCAAGGACCAGTTCAAGCGTATGTTCAACTACAAGAAGGACCGTGACGGCTACATGAAGTGGTTCATGGGCAACATGGCGTCCGGCGGTCTCGCCGGCGCTGTGTCGCTGTGCTTCGTGTACTCGCTGGACTACGTGCGTACCCGCCTCGCGAACGACACGAAGTCTGCGAAGAAGGGAGGCGAGCGCCAGTACAGCGGCATGGTGGATTGCTACATCAAGACGTTCAAGACCGACGGCCTGGTAGGTCTGTACCGCGGCTTCTGCGTGTCATGCGTGGGCATTGTCGCGTACCGCGGCTTCTACTTTGGCCTGTACGACACGCTGCAGCCGATGCTGCCGGTGGACAACTTCATTGTGAACTTCATGCTGGGCTGGATTGTGACTATCGTGTCTGGCCTGATCTCATACCCGCTGGACACCGTGCGCCGTCGCATGATGATGACGTCCGGCACCGGCAAGAACTACCGCAACTCGTTCGAGTGCTTTATGCAGTGCGTGAAGAACGAGGGCGCGGCTTCGCTGTtccgcggtgctggcgcgaaCATTCTGCGTGGTGTCGCTGgtgcgctggtgctgtcCGGCGTTGATGCTATCAAGCCGTACTACATCAGTGCTCGCGCCGCGAAGAATTAA
- a CDS encoding polyprenyl synthase, putative produces MSEDWPQHFPPRGTVPDAEVYDQLISASTLQWWYANAHLTVKGEDDSSLAFFASFFRQAGDNCPTATTKYYDACVWALIDLENMKCYADSALDPESIDQLKLRLDPAVMGRKLEHVEVALLELLNKGRVPRPDRLLKGKAVYTQQPFSIALDDSCVMRIAQEGSARRYTFSMTNAADEVYVEVCLETQQQPVLHGKDGRVNGMYYYYFPSMSVTGYVVVKGVKREVTGLGWYDRELGGSTSEVDKEAKYSWSWLSLHASNMSQLSIFHIAGNNESEAGERAAVETRADGSRHYHDDVIIETNKTWSSLVTFMQYPSEFRLCSASMGLDVTMHTAFAAQEIGTVLVGGAGFYEGVVEGSGVCGGDAVTLRGFFEHKKKTSPYNNTSELLKYVGSYVHGALEEIYPLTASDSWVSENVLGRYAMNRGAPADKICETLFRPVRSIIDRGGKSWRSLILVSCCNALSRQYFDCRRYIAVAELLHVGSLIIDDIQDNSVVRRGGKCVHVEYGVPTAINAGSACYFMGPRAARIQDLPPEKASRIYQLYFDVLLAGHAGQGLDIYRLDYLMPKVVESGDASTLFDALDAIHTYKTGGAVGALCSMACVLCEAPTVLSEAVERFGLALGLAFQIVDDALNIRGFEGNLKEEAEDIKDGKITYPIAIAMGRLEAVDRQTLWAILRKPTKEAADILQAVELIMKVDATSECFLIARHRLQEMWNALDPLLEDSFPKLLMRTFCSFLVERTY; encoded by the coding sequence ATGAGCGAGGATTGGCCCCAGCACTTCCCACCGAGGGGAACAGTACCAGATGCCGAGGTGTATGATCAGCTTATCAGCGCGTCTACGCTGCAGTGGTGGTATGCCAATGCGCACCTCACAGTAAAGGGTGAGGACGACTCGTCCCTGGCGTTTTTTGCTTCCTTCTTCAGGCAGGCTGGGGACAACTGTCCGACAGCCACTACGAAGTACTACGACGCTTGCGTGTGGGCCCTTATTGACTTGGAAAACATGAAATGCTATGCGGATAGCGCGCTCGACCCCGAGTCAATCGACCAGCTGAAGCTTCGCCTTGATCCGGCAGTTATGGGTCGGAAGTTGGAGCACGTGGAGGTCGCGCTACTGGAGCTTCTCAACAAGGGGCGTGTGCCGCGCCCAGATCGTCTCCTGAAGGGGAAGGCGGTTTACACACAGCAGCCCTTTAGCATCGCACTGGACGACAGCTGCGTGATGCGGATCGCACAAGAGGGATCAGCGCGGCGCTATACTTTCTCAATGACGAACGCGGCGGATGAGGTGTACGTGGAGGTGTGCTtggagacgcagcagcagccagtgTTGCATGGAAAGGATGGCCGTGTGAACGGCATGTACTACTACTACTTCCCGTCGATGAGTGTGACGGGGTATGTTGTGGTGAAGGGTGTGAAGCGCGAGGTGACGGGTTTGGGGTGGTATGACCGTGAGCTGGGGGGGTCTACCTCTGAAGTCGATAAGGAGGCCAAGTACAGTTGGTCGTGGCTGTCTCTTCATGCCTCGAACATGTCGCAATTGAGCATTTTCCACATTGCAGGTAACAATGAATCtgaggcgggagagagagctgccGTGGAGACGCGAGCGGATGGCAGTCGCCATTACCACGACGATGTGATCATAGAGACGAATAAGACGTGGTCAAGCCTTGTTACGTTCATGCAGTATCCGTCTGAGTTTCGCCTATGCTCGGCGTCGATGGGACTGGACGTGACGATGCACACGGCCTTTGCTGCGCAGGAGATCGGCACAGTTCTGGTTGGCGGTGCAGGATTCTACGAGGGTGTCGTGGAGGGCAgtggcgtgtgcggcggAGACGCCGTGACGTTGCGTGGCTTCTTTGAGCACAAGAAGAAAACCTCACCGTATAACAACACgtcggagctgctgaagtACGTTGGGTCGTATGTGCATGGCGCGCTCGAGGAGATTTATCCGCTGACCGCGTCTGATTCTTGGGTGTCTGAGAATGTACTGGGGCGCTATGCGATGAATCGAGGGGCGCCTGCGGACAAGATCTGTGAAACTCTGTTCCGGCCTGTGCGCTCCATCATCGACCGTGGCGGCAAGTCGTGGCGCAGCCTGATCCTCGTGAGCTGCTGCAATGCGTTGTCTCGTCAGTACTTCGACTGCCGCCGCTACATTGCGGTagccgagctgctgcacgtggGGTCGCTGATCATCGACGACATTCAGGACAACTCcgtggtgcgccgcggcggcaagtGTGTGCACGTGGAGTACGGCGTCCCGACGGCCATCAACGCTGGCAGTGCTTGCTACTTTATGGGGCCACGTGCCGCCCGCATCCAGGACCTCCCGCCGGAGAAGGCCAGCCGCATCTACCAGCTGTACTTCGACGTGCTGCTCGCTGGGCACGCGGGCCAAGGCTTGGATATCTACCGCCTCGACTACCTGATGCCTAAAGTCGTAGAGTCCGGCGATGCGAGCACGCTGTTCGATGCGCTCGATGCGATTCACACATACAAAACGGGCGGTGCAGTAGGAGCGCTCTGCTCCATGGCGTGTGTGCTCTGTGAGGCGCCTACGGTTTTGTCGGAGGCTGTGGAGAGGTTCGGCCTCGCGCTGGGTCTCGCATTCCAGATCGTGGACGACGCGCTAAACATCCGCGGCTTTGAAGGAAATCTGAAGGAGGAAGCGGAAGACATCAAGGACGGTAAGATTACATACCCTATCGCCATCGCGATGGGCCGTCTTGAGGCCGTGGACCGGCAGACACTCTGGGCAATTCTGCGGAAGCCGACAAAGGAAGCGGCAGACATCCTACAGGCAGTGGAACTCATCATGAAAGTTGACGCTACATCGGAGTGCTTTCTGAttgcgcgccaccgccttcagGAGATGTGGAACGCCCTGGACCCGCTACTCGAGGACTCCTTTCCGAAGCTGCTGATGCGCACATTCTGCTCTTTTCTTGTGGAGCGCACGTACTGA